The following are encoded together in the Chaetodon trifascialis isolate fChaTrf1 chromosome 3, fChaTrf1.hap1, whole genome shotgun sequence genome:
- the arfrp1 gene encoding ADP-ribosylation factor-related protein 1 isoform X1, with amino-acid sequence MKSEKQISRTTAICKKLVCHFSHSWKKRVALEEAQKRFELPNHGLITECQTRWGSRLAMIDRILEQKKALAEVLSEDTKTRHLVLGYQELDVLESVSSALGPLLEFTDALSGEEYVSVSHLKPVLRLFNTTLLAPKEDDTDMTKSLKKKILEYLNSKYEDDVTQELLDVASFLDPRYKTQYISEDNVPIIKSRLVKEMKTLELKRSGGIRVEEPEVPLPPTKKKKTLASFLKSPTASATASVDPTATIEAELNSYLLAKPLDMDEDPLLWWKKYQENYPRLIDMARKYLCVPATSSPSERVFSAGGNIVSCERSCLAPDMVNKLVFLAKNL; translated from the exons atgaaaagtgaaaagcaGATCAGCCGAACAACTGCCATCTGCAAAAAGTTGGTTTGCCACTTTTCACACAGCTGGAAGAAGAGGGTGGCACTGGAGGAAGCCCAGAAGCGCTTTGAACTTCCAAACCATGGACTCATCACTGAGTGCCAAACTCGATGGGGGTCCAGGCTAGCCATGATTGACAGGATCCTGGAGCAGAAGAAAGCACTGGCAGAGGTCCTCTCAGAGGACACAAAAACACGACACCTAGTCCTAGGTTATCAGGAGCTAGATGTACTGGAGTCAGTCAGCAGTGCACTGGGACCACTCCTTGAGTTCACAGATGCTCTGTCAGGGGAAGAATATGTTAGTGTCTCACACCTGAAGCCAGTACTGCGCCTTTTCAACACGACCCTCTTGGCACCAAAGGAGGATGACACTGACATGACTAAAtctttgaaaaagaaaatattagaATACTTGAATAGCAAGTATGAAGATGATGTGACACAGGAGCTACTGGATGTGGCATCCTTCTTAGACCCAAGATACAAGACCCAGTACATCAGTGAAGACAACGTCCCCATCATCAAATCCAGACTGGTGAAAGAGATGAAGACGCTGGAACTCAAG AGGTCTGGGGGCATCAGAGTGGAAGAGCCAGAAGTTCCACTCCCACCcaccaaaaagaagaagacCTTAGCAAGCTTCCTCAAAAGTCCCACTGCCAGTGCAACTGCTTCAGTTGATCCCACTGCTACCATAGAAGCTGAGCTGAACAGTTATCTGCTGGCCAAGCCACTGGACATGGACGAGGACCCGCTtctgtggtggaagaaatacCAGGAGAACTATCCCCGGCTCATTGACATGGCAaggaaatatttgtgtgtgccaGCCACCAGCTCTCCCTCGGAGAGAGTCTTCAGCGCAGGGGGCAATATTGTCAGTTGTGAGAGGTCCTGTCTGGCACCAGACATGGTTAATAAGCTGGTGTTCCTTGCAAAAAATCTGTAG